One Mugil cephalus isolate CIBA_MC_2020 chromosome 10, CIBA_Mcephalus_1.1, whole genome shotgun sequence genomic window carries:
- the LOC125014523 gene encoding F-box/LRR-repeat protein 14-like — MFEMETHISCLFPEILAIIFSYLDVKDKGRVAQVCAAWRDASYHKSVWRGVEAKLHLRRANPSLFPSLQTRGIKKVQILSLRRSLSYVIQGMPHIESLNLCGCFNLTDNGLGHAFVQDIPSLRVLNLSLCKQITDSSLGRIAQYLKNLEVLELGGCSNITNTGLLLIAWGLHRLKSLNLRSCRHVSDVGIGHLSGMTRSAAEGCLSLEKLTLQDCQKLTDLSLKHVSKGLNKLKVLNLSFCGGISDAGMIHLSHMTHLCSLNLRSCDNISDTGIMHLAMGSLRLCGLDVSFCDKIGDQSLAYIAQGLYQLKSLSLCSCHISDDGINRMVRQMHELKTLNIGQCVRITDKGLELIADHLTQLTGIDLYGCTKITKRGLERITQLPCLKVLNLGLWQMTESERVR, encoded by the coding sequence ATGTTTGAAATGGAGACACACATATCGTGCCTTTTCCCGGAAATCTTGGCCATTATTTTCAGCTACCTGGACGTGAAAGACAAAGGAAGGGTAGCCCAAGTGTGCGCGGCCTGGAGGGACGCGTCCTACCACAAGTCggtgtggaggggggtggaAGCCAAGCTCCATCTGCGGCGAGCCAACCCTTCTCTGTTCCCCAGTCTTCAGACCAGAGGGATCAAGAAAGTTCAGATCCTCAGCCTCAGGCGAAGTCTGAGCTACGTGATTCAAGGGATGCCACACATCGAAAGCCTTAACCTGTGTGGATGCTTCAACCTCACAGACAATGGTCTCGGACATGCCTTTGTGCAGGACATCCCATCCTTGCGGGTGCTGAACCTCAGTCTTTGTAAACAGATCACTGACTCTAGCCTGGGCCGGATTGCACAGTACCTCAAGAACCTGGAGGTGCTCGAACTCGGGGGATGCAGCAATATCACAAACACCGGCCTGTTGCTCATTGCCTGGGGCTTGCACAGACTCAAGAGCCTTAACCTGCGTAGCTGCAGGCATGTGTCAGACGTGGGCATCGGTCACCTGTCTGGCATGACCCGCAGCGCTGCGGAGGGCTGCCTGTCCCTGGAGAAGTTAACCTTGCAGGACTGCCAGAAGCTCACGGACCTGTCTCTCAAGCACGTCTCAAAGGGACTCAACAAGCTCAAAGTGCTCAACCTCAGCTTCTGCGGGGGGATATCGGACGCGGGGATGATCCACCTGTCGCACATGACCCACCTGTGCAGCCTGAACCTGAGGTCGTGCGATAACATCAGCGACACCGGGATAATGCATCTGGCCATGGGCTCCCTCCGGCTGTGTGGACTTGACGTCTCCTTCTGTGATAAGATCGGAGACCAGAGCCTGGCTTACATCGCCCAGGGCTTGTATCAGCTCAAGTCCCTGTCTCTGTGCTCCTGCCACATCAGTGATGACGGAATTAACAGGATGGTACGGCAGATGCACGAACTCAAGACTCTAAACATCGGACAGTGTGTGCGAATCACAGACAAAGGTCTGGAGTTGATAGCCGACCACTTGACCCAGCTGACAGGGATTGACTTGTACGGCTGCACTAAGATCACCAAGAGGGGTCTTGAGAGAATAACACAGCTCCCGTGCCTTAAAGTATTAAACCTGGGACTGTGGCAGATGACGGAGAGCGAGAGGGTGAGGTGA